One Manihot esculenta cultivar AM560-2 chromosome 18, M.esculenta_v8, whole genome shotgun sequence genomic window carries:
- the LOC110606098 gene encoding uncharacterized protein LOC110606098 isoform X3: MKRVQWYLVEGWTSVECRIGDKQPVYLCSLNQGSVSLEVEFEESEDIIFRARGYRGVRLSGYYVSQSTETDLCEVKAAEDARSYYNALRPCKCMETCTNGAMLELENDKVESTKHLENGTDNNVEGSRSCNIQKDEICEGEVVHSKHLEDIASDMEVIVELESVKVATVKHLEDDIADTAGLRNNEVDCVHHLEEDIVSDVEGSEQQIAIVERTCDVQIDEAVQDADILGRSGEEFCNED; encoded by the exons ATGAAAAGAGTACAATGGTACCTTGTCGAGGGTTGGACTTCTGTGGAGTGCAGAATTGGGGACAAACAGCCAGTTTACTTATGTTCATTGAACCAAGGTTCAGTTTCCCTTGAGGTTGAATTTGAGGAGTCTGAAGATATCATTTTCAGAGCTAGAGGTTATCGAGGAGTTCGTCTTTCTGGTTATTATGTTAGTCAAAGTACTGAAAC TGACTTATGTGAAGTAAAAGCTGCTGAAGATGCTAGAAGCTATTACAATGCTCTCAGGCCATGCAAATGCATGGAAACTTGTACAAACGGAG CTATGTTAGAGTTAGAAAATGATAAGGTTGAGAGCACCAAGCATCTTGAAAATGGCACTGACAACAATGTAGAAGGATCGAGATCATGTAATATTCAGAAAG ATGAGATATGTGAAGGTGAGGTTGTGCATAGCAAGCATCTTGAGGACATTGCTAGTGATATGGAAG TCATTGTCGAACTTGAAAGTGTGAAGGTTGCAACCGTCAAGCATCTTGAGGATGACATTGCTG ATACAGCTGGGTTAAGAAATAATGAGGTGGATTGTGTGCATCATCTTGAGGAGGATATCGTGAGTGATGTGGAAGGTTCTGAGCAGCAAATTGCCATTGTTGAGAGGACATGTGATGTTCAAATTGATGAAGCCGTCCAAGATGCTGATATTCTTGGAAGGTCGGGAGAGGAGTTTTGCAATGAAGATTAG
- the LOC110606098 gene encoding uncharacterized protein LOC110606098 isoform X2: MASWGASIPCGGSFTQRCENPPRRFRITKATLMKRVQWYLVEGWTSVECRIGDKQPVYLCSLNQGSVSLEVEFEESEDIIFRARGYRGVRLSGYYVSQSTETDLCEVKAAEDARSYYNALRPCKCMETCTNGAMLELENDKVESTKHLENGTDNNVEGSRSCNIQKDEICEGEVVHSKHLEDIASDMEDTAGLRNNEVDCVHHLEEDIVSDVEGSEQQIAIVERTCDVQIDEAVQDADILGRSGEEFCNED, translated from the exons ATGGCTTCTTGGG GGGCTTCAATACCATGTGGAGGATCCTTTACTCAGAGATGTGAAAACCCTCCAAGAAGGTTTCGAATTACAAAG GCAACTTTGATGAAAAGAGTACAATGGTACCTTGTCGAGGGTTGGACTTCTGTGGAGTGCAGAATTGGGGACAAACAGCCAGTTTACTTATGTTCATTGAACCAAGGTTCAGTTTCCCTTGAGGTTGAATTTGAGGAGTCTGAAGATATCATTTTCAGAGCTAGAGGTTATCGAGGAGTTCGTCTTTCTGGTTATTATGTTAGTCAAAGTACTGAAAC TGACTTATGTGAAGTAAAAGCTGCTGAAGATGCTAGAAGCTATTACAATGCTCTCAGGCCATGCAAATGCATGGAAACTTGTACAAACGGAG CTATGTTAGAGTTAGAAAATGATAAGGTTGAGAGCACCAAGCATCTTGAAAATGGCACTGACAACAATGTAGAAGGATCGAGATCATGTAATATTCAGAAAG ATGAGATATGTGAAGGTGAGGTTGTGCATAGCAAGCATCTTGAGGACATTGCTAGTGATATGGAAG ATACAGCTGGGTTAAGAAATAATGAGGTGGATTGTGTGCATCATCTTGAGGAGGATATCGTGAGTGATGTGGAAGGTTCTGAGCAGCAAATTGCCATTGTTGAGAGGACATGTGATGTTCAAATTGATGAAGCCGTCCAAGATGCTGATATTCTTGGAAGGTCGGGAGAGGAGTTTTGCAATGAAGATTAG
- the LOC110606098 gene encoding uncharacterized protein LOC110606098 isoform X1 — translation MASWGASIPCGGSFTQRCENPPRRFRITKATLMKRVQWYLVEGWTSVECRIGDKQPVYLCSLNQGSVSLEVEFEESEDIIFRARGYRGVRLSGYYVSQSTETDLCEVKAAEDARSYYNALRPCKCMETCTNGAMLELENDKVESTKHLENGTDNNVEGSRSCNIQKDEICEGEVVHSKHLEDIASDMEVIVELESVKVATVKHLEDDIADTAGLRNNEVDCVHHLEEDIVSDVEGSEQQIAIVERTCDVQIDEAVQDADILGRSGEEFCNED, via the exons ATGGCTTCTTGGG GGGCTTCAATACCATGTGGAGGATCCTTTACTCAGAGATGTGAAAACCCTCCAAGAAGGTTTCGAATTACAAAG GCAACTTTGATGAAAAGAGTACAATGGTACCTTGTCGAGGGTTGGACTTCTGTGGAGTGCAGAATTGGGGACAAACAGCCAGTTTACTTATGTTCATTGAACCAAGGTTCAGTTTCCCTTGAGGTTGAATTTGAGGAGTCTGAAGATATCATTTTCAGAGCTAGAGGTTATCGAGGAGTTCGTCTTTCTGGTTATTATGTTAGTCAAAGTACTGAAAC TGACTTATGTGAAGTAAAAGCTGCTGAAGATGCTAGAAGCTATTACAATGCTCTCAGGCCATGCAAATGCATGGAAACTTGTACAAACGGAG CTATGTTAGAGTTAGAAAATGATAAGGTTGAGAGCACCAAGCATCTTGAAAATGGCACTGACAACAATGTAGAAGGATCGAGATCATGTAATATTCAGAAAG ATGAGATATGTGAAGGTGAGGTTGTGCATAGCAAGCATCTTGAGGACATTGCTAGTGATATGGAAG TCATTGTCGAACTTGAAAGTGTGAAGGTTGCAACCGTCAAGCATCTTGAGGATGACATTGCTG ATACAGCTGGGTTAAGAAATAATGAGGTGGATTGTGTGCATCATCTTGAGGAGGATATCGTGAGTGATGTGGAAGGTTCTGAGCAGCAAATTGCCATTGTTGAGAGGACATGTGATGTTCAAATTGATGAAGCCGTCCAAGATGCTGATATTCTTGGAAGGTCGGGAGAGGAGTTTTGCAATGAAGATTAG